Part of the Calorimonas adulescens genome is shown below.
GCTGAAGCCTTTGCCTTTTCCAGATCACTTTTAACAGTCATTTATAAACCCCTCCATACTTTTTTATTTTTTGCCCCACACTATATTATTTTCATTTTCAGTTTTTAAAAACGCGGAATATAAAACCAATATATAAAAATAGCTGTGGTAATCACCACAGCTATTTACTATAAACCTATATCTCACCGCAGCGTGCAAGGATTTCTTCCCAGCGCCTGTCAACCTGTTTCTGGAATTCTTCAATCAGATGCTCATTACCTGGCTGGAACATGTGCTTAAATCTGCCTTGTTTCTTTAGATATTCCTCAACTGGCAGCTTTTTCCTCGGTTTATAGGTAAGTCTCCACTTACCCTCTACAACCTCAAACAGCGGCCATACGCATGTTTCAACAGCCAGTCTTGTTATCTCCATACCCTCGGCCGTCTCAGTCCTCCATCCTCTGGGGCATATAGCAAGAACATTGAGCAGAGCTGGCCCATCGACGTTGATGGCCTTTTCAGCCTTTTCATATAGATCCTTCCAGTGAGCCGGAGTAGACTGGGCCACATAAGGAATATTATGAGCCACTGCTATATCGGCAAGCTCTTTCCTTGGTTGTGACTTGCCAGGTATAACATCACCCACAGGGCTTGTAGTAGTATCGGCATACATAGGCGTAGCCGAAGATCTCTGAATACCTGTGTTCATATACGCGCCGTTGTCATAGCACACATATACAAAGTCATGTCCACGCTCTAAGGCACCAGAAAGCGATTGAAGCCCTATATCATAGGTACCGCCATCTCCACCAAAGGCTATGAATTTAAACTTCTCATTTATCTTGCCTCTCCTCTTCATTGCTTTATATGCAGCCTCAACACCGCTTATGGTGGCACCAGCGTTTTCAAAAGCACTGTGAATATATGATGTCCTCCATGCAGAGTATGGATAGACAGTCGTTGAGACCTCAAGACAACCTGTGGCGTTGGCCACAACCACATGGGTATCTTCTGGTACCGCGCTTAAAATCCTTCTCACTGTAACGGGGGCACCGCAGCCAGCACAGAGTCTGTGTCCTCCACTAAGAAGCTCGGGTTTTTTGGCTATATCTCTTAAAGTTGCCATGCTTCTTCACCACCCTTTTCTCTAACGCCAAGATATTTTTTAACCTCGTATACCTTGCCAGTCTTTACAATATCCATAAGGTCATTATAAACCATCTCTATATCCCTTGCGCCAACATCTCTGCCACCAAGGCCATATATATAGTTAACGATCTTTATATCCTTATTGTCAAACATTATACTCCTGATATCTGTAAAAAGCGGCCCATATGCCCCAAAGCTGTCTGCCTTATCCAAAACTGCTACAGCTTTCACATTTTTCAGTGCGTCAAAGATCTCTTTGGCTGGAAGCGGCCTATACGTCCTTGGCTTTAACAGGCCAGCCTTGATACCTTGAGCCCTCAGTTCATCAACAACCACCTTGGTTGTACCAGCAGTGGAGTTTAATACCACGATAGCTATATCCGCATCATCAAGGGCATACTTTTCAAAATAACCATATTTTCTGCCGGTCAATTTTTCGTATTCCTCAGCGACCTCCAATATAACCTTTCTAGCGTTTTCCATTGCATGCTCTTCCTGCCTCTTATGCTCAAAATAGTACGGCGGCAGGTCCAGTGCGCCCATTGCAATGGGGTGCTCTGCATTCAATAAAAACTCTTCAGGATTATATTCACCTATAAATCTCTTTACCTCTTCGTCTTCAAGCACCTCAATGCTCTCCAAGGCATGGCTGGTTATAAAACCGTCCATACATACCATTACCGGCAGGCTCACCCTGGGATCTTCAGCAATCTTTATCGCCTGTATTATATTGTCGTAGGTTTCCTGGGCACTTTCTGAATACAGCTGAATCCATCCTGAATCCCTCGCACCCATGGAGTCACTGTGGTCATTGTGAATATTTATTGGGGCTGAAAGTGCCCTGTTCGCAACTGTCATAACTATAGGCAGCCTCAGCGAGGCAGCTATATAGAGCATTTCCCACATTAAGGCCAGGCCCTGCGAAGAAGTAGCCGTCATCGTCCTGGCTCCTGCTGCCGATGCACCTATACAGGCACTCATAGCACTGTGTTCTGACTCTACCGCAACAAATTCGGAATTGACCTTGCCATCAGCCACAAACTGCGAAAAATACTGAGGTATCTCTGTTGAAGGTGTGATAGGATATGCAGCAACCACATCAGGATCGATTTGCTTCATAGCAAAAGCTGCTGCTTCATTACCCGATAAAGAAACTCTCTTTGCCATTTAATTCCCTCCTTACTCTGTAACCATTTGTATGGCTTTTGCCCTATCAGGACACTCTACGGCACAAATCCCGCAGCCTTTGCAATGATCATAATCTATACCAACAACCTTACCATCTTTAACTATAATTGCTGATTCAGGACAATAAGCCCAGCAGAACAGGCACTGTATGCATCTATCCGCATGATATTCTGGTTTTTCTACTCTCCAATCCCCGGTCTTAAATTCCTTAGAATTTCCAGCCTCGTAGATAATACCAGCCTTGGGCAGTTCCTCCCATGATGCGTCTGGCCCCGTCTTGTAGACCTTTTCGCTCATAAGCCCTTCACCTCCTGCATAGCCCTCTTAAGGGCACGCATATTTCCATCCACAACCTGAAGTTTGTGCGCAAACTTTTTCCTGAAGTTGCCCTCCATATTCTCAATAAACTTCGCCTCATCAAGTATGCCTGTCACCTTTACAACCGCAGCAAGCATAGGAGTGTTCGGGAAGTTACCACCTATTTCATCCAGTGAAATCTGAGAAGCATCAATTGTGTAGACCTTTCCTTTAAAGCCTGTCTTTTCCTTTACATATTCAGGACTTTTTGGTGTATTTACCAGGAGAATGCCCTCCTCCTTTAGCCCTGCAGTAACATCAACCGTACCTATAAGTGTTGGATCTATAACCACCTCAACATCAGGTTCATAAATATTTGAATGGATTCTTATTGGTTCATTGCTGATCCTCGTATAGGCTGTAACCGGAGCTCCCATCCTCTCCGGACCATACTCCGGGAATGCCTGCATATACGCCCCAATCTCAAATGCTGCCTGAGCAAGCAAAAGAGACGCTGTCTTTGCACCTTGTCCGCCTCTACCATGCCAGCGAATTTCCAGCATCTTGGACACTGTAGTAGTATTCAAATTGTATTCCTCCTTCCAATAATTGAAATATGCGGACTGTTATACTACAGTTTTAAGAATTAAACTGTATTATATAGCATTTGATTTCATATATAACAGCTCAACAAAACGTTGAAAACCTCAACGATTACATGTATAACAGGTTCCATATATAATGTAACAGATGCAGGTCCTAATGTCAATTGCAAAAAAAAAGAAGTAAGATTTCCAATATTATGTTCTCTCAAAATAACTACAGCAGGTATTGCAACAGCAAAAGTAAAATTATGCCCGGCACACCAAGAAACCCTGCAATAAGAGCAGAAAATGGGTTTAATGGTATATGAAGTCCAAAGTGCCCCCCAACAAAGTTGAGTATTACAAGAATTATGCCACCAATGATTCCGTTATATAACAGCCGCCATACAATCTTTATCGGTGTAAGGAGCACCCATCCTAAAAGATACAGCAGGATAAGACCTACGATATACGCTATTATTATATTGATTCCGATACCATCCACAAAAACACCCCCTCTTACAATATATATAGGGGTGTCCATAAATTTATTCTGCTTTTATAAGACCCTCCTTTTTGGCCAGCTTCAGAAGATAGTCATATTTCTTTCTTGCAGCTTCCCTATAGTATATTGCATGGTCAACAAGGTCGGGGTCATAAACAGATTCAAAGTAATTTTCCGCATACTGCATCTCTTCTTTGGCACGTTCTATAGCTGCTATAAGTACCGTCGCATCTCTACTCTCGCTGTCCTCCATGGACCCCCCTGCAAAAATTTTATTAGCCCTACTCAAAATATCATTGA
Proteins encoded:
- a CDS encoding 4Fe-4S binding protein, coding for MSEKVYKTGPDASWEELPKAGIIYEAGNSKEFKTGDWRVEKPEYHADRCIQCLFCWAYCPESAIIVKDGKVVGIDYDHCKGCGICAVECPDRAKAIQMVTE
- a CDS encoding pro-sigmaK processing inhibitor BofA family protein, producing MDGIGINIIIAYIVGLILLYLLGWVLLTPIKIVWRLLYNGIIGGIILVILNFVGGHFGLHIPLNPFSALIAGFLGVPGIILLLLLQYLL
- a CDS encoding thiamine pyrophosphate-dependent enzyme, which produces MATLRDIAKKPELLSGGHRLCAGCGAPVTVRRILSAVPEDTHVVVANATGCLEVSTTVYPYSAWRTSYIHSAFENAGATISGVEAAYKAMKRRGKINEKFKFIAFGGDGGTYDIGLQSLSGALERGHDFVYVCYDNGAYMNTGIQRSSATPMYADTTTSPVGDVIPGKSQPRKELADIAVAHNIPYVAQSTPAHWKDLYEKAEKAINVDGPALLNVLAICPRGWRTETAEGMEITRLAVETCVWPLFEVVEGKWRLTYKPRKKLPVEEYLKKQGRFKHMFQPGNEHLIEEFQKQVDRRWEEILARCGEI
- a CDS encoding 2-oxoacid:acceptor oxidoreductase family protein, translated to MSKMLEIRWHGRGGQGAKTASLLLAQAAFEIGAYMQAFPEYGPERMGAPVTAYTRISNEPIRIHSNIYEPDVEVVIDPTLIGTVDVTAGLKEEGILLVNTPKSPEYVKEKTGFKGKVYTIDASQISLDEIGGNFPNTPMLAAVVKVTGILDEAKFIENMEGNFRKKFAHKLQVVDGNMRALKRAMQEVKGL
- the porA gene encoding pyruvate ferredoxin oxidoreductase, with amino-acid sequence MAKRVSLSGNEAAAFAMKQIDPDVVAAYPITPSTEIPQYFSQFVADGKVNSEFVAVESEHSAMSACIGASAAGARTMTATSSQGLALMWEMLYIAASLRLPIVMTVANRALSAPINIHNDHSDSMGARDSGWIQLYSESAQETYDNIIQAIKIAEDPRVSLPVMVCMDGFITSHALESIEVLEDEEVKRFIGEYNPEEFLLNAEHPIAMGALDLPPYYFEHKRQEEHAMENARKVILEVAEEYEKLTGRKYGYFEKYALDDADIAIVVLNSTAGTTKVVVDELRAQGIKAGLLKPRTYRPLPAKEIFDALKNVKAVAVLDKADSFGAYGPLFTDIRSIMFDNKDIKIVNYIYGLGGRDVGARDIEMVYNDLMDIVKTGKVYEVKKYLGVREKGGEEAWQL
- a CDS encoding YaaL family protein, which gives rise to MINLNANYFNDILSRANKIFAGGSMEDSESRDATVLIAAIERAKEEMQYAENYFESVYDPDLVDHAIYYREAARKKYDYLLKLAKKEGLIKAE